A single region of the Rhizobium sp. NLR16a genome encodes:
- a CDS encoding penicillin-binding protein 2 gives MSFLSRIMVLKSQAHFSAGVYNRFGGPSAGVAIEGSRKKKTGQAKSRVGLLILGFMGVYVVIGGRLVEYAMKDQEVVSSILPPDRLMASRPDILDRNGEVLATDIRTVSLFAEPNKVVDVDEAVEKLATVLPELDVRDTYKKLSVKSSHFAWLRRQLTPKQQSQILALGIPGIGFRPEKRRFYPGGSTAAHILGYVNIDNRGVAGMEKFIDDQGLADLASVGMTSDQPLEPVRLSIDLRVQNIVRDAVVNAVNNFQSKGAGAAVIDVHTGEVLGMASAPDFDPNNPQEGAKEGWLNRMTNGTFEMGSTFKTFSLAMALDSGKVKMSDTFDASKPIYIGGFTIHDFHGQRRWLTVPEIFQYSSNIGTARVIDLVGIDAQKDYLTKFGLLTKMQTELPEVKMPSQPRVWKKINSITISFGHGVSTTALQTGVAAAALVNGGKLIEPTFLPRTREQADQVAKQVLKKSTSDEIRYLLDFNGYKGSGRVARVPGFAVGSKTGTADKVVNGRYSATLNFNSFISAFPIDNPQYVVITFCDEPKTGEKQYGGTISAGTAGPIAREIIRRAAPILGIEPKFGEGGSALLVSY, from the coding sequence ATGTCGTTTCTTTCCCGCATCATGGTCCTGAAGAGCCAGGCGCATTTCTCCGCCGGCGTCTATAACCGCTTCGGCGGCCCTTCTGCCGGCGTCGCCATCGAGGGGTCGCGCAAGAAGAAGACGGGGCAGGCAAAAAGCCGCGTCGGGCTGCTGATCCTTGGCTTCATGGGTGTCTATGTCGTCATCGGCGGCCGTCTGGTCGAATATGCCATGAAGGATCAGGAGGTCGTCTCCAGCATCCTGCCGCCCGACCGGCTTATGGCCTCGCGGCCCGACATTCTCGATCGCAATGGCGAGGTGCTGGCGACCGACATCCGCACGGTCTCGCTGTTTGCCGAGCCGAACAAGGTCGTTGACGTCGATGAGGCGGTCGAGAAGCTTGCAACTGTTCTGCCGGAGCTCGACGTCAGGGACACCTACAAGAAACTTTCGGTCAAGAGCTCGCATTTCGCCTGGCTGCGCCGGCAGCTGACGCCGAAGCAGCAGAGCCAGATCCTGGCGCTCGGCATTCCCGGCATCGGCTTTCGGCCGGAGAAGCGCCGCTTCTATCCCGGCGGCTCGACCGCGGCGCACATCCTCGGCTATGTCAACATCGACAACCGCGGCGTGGCCGGCATGGAGAAATTTATCGACGACCAGGGGCTCGCCGATCTCGCCTCGGTCGGCATGACGAGCGACCAGCCGCTGGAGCCGGTGCGGCTGTCGATCGACCTGCGCGTGCAGAACATCGTTCGCGATGCCGTCGTCAACGCCGTCAACAATTTCCAGTCCAAGGGGGCCGGCGCGGCTGTTATCGACGTGCACACCGGGGAAGTGCTCGGCATGGCATCGGCACCCGACTTCGATCCGAACAATCCGCAGGAGGGCGCCAAGGAAGGCTGGCTCAACCGGATGACGAACGGCACCTTCGAAATGGGGTCGACCTTCAAGACCTTCTCGCTGGCGATGGCGCTCGACAGCGGCAAGGTGAAGATGTCCGACACGTTCGACGCCAGCAAGCCGATCTATATCGGCGGCTTCACCATCCATGACTTTCACGGACAGCGGCGCTGGCTGACCGTTCCCGAAATCTTCCAGTATTCATCGAATATCGGCACGGCGCGCGTCATCGACCTCGTCGGCATCGACGCGCAGAAGGACTATCTGACCAAATTCGGCTTGCTGACGAAGATGCAGACCGAACTGCCGGAAGTGAAGATGCCGAGCCAGCCGCGCGTCTGGAAGAAGATCAATTCGATCACGATTTCCTTCGGCCACGGCGTCTCGACGACCGCGCTGCAGACGGGCGTGGCGGCTGCCGCCCTTGTCAACGGCGGCAAGCTGATCGAGCCGACATTCCTGCCGCGCACCCGCGAACAGGCTGACCAGGTCGCCAAGCAGGTCCTCAAGAAGTCGACCAGCGATGAGATCCGCTATCTTCTCGATTTCAACGGTTACAAAGGGTCGGGACGCGTCGCCCGTGTTCCGGGCTTTGCCGTCGGCAGCAAGACCGGCACGGCGGACAAGGTGGTGAACGGGCGTTATTCCGCGACGCTCAACTTCAACTCATTCATCTCCGCCTTCCCGATCGACAATCCCCAATATGTGGTCATCACCTTCTGCGACGAGCCGAAAACAGGCGAGAAGCAATATGGTGGAACGATCTCCGCCGGTACTGCCGGCCCGATCGCTCGT